The following DNA comes from Schistocerca piceifrons isolate TAMUIC-IGC-003096 chromosome 3, iqSchPice1.1, whole genome shotgun sequence.
CATATGGCAGGGGGGAAGCTGGACAATACAACTGTTGGGTTATATGACAAAAGATTTGACTGAATGCAACAGAGAACTGACTGGCTTCCTGCATAACCTAGTTAGATACAGGTGGATGGATTGATGGACAGAGGtctaaatggaaaataaaagacAGCGAATATATCAGTCGCATGTCATCAGCACTTGGGAGaattaatggtggtggtggtggtggtgacaggcTAGAAGGCCCAGTGGATACACTGATGACGCCAAGAAATGCTTTATTCAACTTTAAATACACATCACATTATTAGCTAGGTGAGGAAAACTTGTCTCACCCTGGTGACCTTGGCCAGCACTGGCTCTTTGGCGGCTGCTTCCATATGAGTCAGGAGATGCTCATGTAGGTGAATGGTTAATACtgacaataggctgaatgatgggCAACAGCCTGTCACTAGATCACAGCCCCCAAAATCAGCAGCACACTACTTCTCCTGTGACAACGTCCCCCCATGGAATGCCGACTCTGGTGATGCAGTCCTGCATGCATTCACTGTGGTGCCACATAGAGATTGCTGTGCATGGGACCTGACTCACTGCCCTGTGGCTGGAGTCAGATGGCAGCAGGTTAAACGGTAAGTCAGCAGTGCTGTGGCACCAAATCCCAGAAGGAACTCAGTGCTGGTGGTGGCTGACCTGACTGGTCTTGAACCCACGGCTGCAACAGGTGATGCTCAGATGTTTCATGATCTGACATGACCCTGGCATCATGGAGGTAATGCTGGACTCTGAACGAACCTGTCTCAAAATTCAGATCTTTTTATACACTTCTGAGGCACATTTGTTACATCAAAATGTGACCCCCAATCACATAGCTCACAACAAGAGTCTTGTCCTGCTGTGGTGACATTGTCCCACCCAGTCTGACTATTACTGCTTCACTGTCTAGTTTTCCACTGAGCACAGGTAGACGGACATGCACTCCTTTGTGTACATGATATCCTGACTCACATGCTGCCGTACTATACCTACCAGGCCACAGTTGCTACTTCTATACTTCTTGTGGCTTTCTTActacttcttattaatttcagtaaaAATGGGTAGTGACACTACATTACTCCCTGCACGGGGAAGATCTAGCCCCTTAGGTCTTGCTCAGGCCCAGTTTTCAATTGTAATTTCTTGCAACCTTAATCCACAGAATAAGTACATGCTACTAGACTGGCTATTCTTAAATGCTACAAAACTACTACCCTAATTCTTATGACTGCACTCTGTCTTCCTTGCATTCCGTAAATTTATTTCTCATTTCTCACTTGTATTGTTTAATCTTCCAACATCTCTCAAGGGACCTTTTCCATGTTCATTGATTCAGATACTATGAAACATATTTCACTGCTAGACCTCTTCCCACATTTATGCAACAAAAACCTCCAACTCTACATTTCACACTTACAAGCTGAAAATGACACTCTTTCTCTCTCGATCAATTACCCTTAACATATCAGCTTCAACACAACATGGTCTGGCTACAGTGAACCCTTATGCTTTTTTGCGTCTCATCTGTCTGTCTGGCGGTTTTTTAACTACTTGTTTTGGAATAACTTTGGGAACTTTGTCCTTGCGATAACAGTTCCCCCTACACTTTCCCAGCACACATACTCCCAAAACTACTGTAATGAGAAAACCACATACACTACTATCATTCACAATATGTTGACAAGTAGTCTCACTTATTCCTCCCACTGTAGCAATCATTAAGGACTGAATTCCTCTCAAAATGCTGGGTTTTCTGCTACTCCTGTTTACCCAAAACAACTTCCTACTGCCTGGTGGCACTATACTACATGATTTGCACCATGGTGTATTTGTATATGGTTTAACTGGTTTGTTTGTACAACAGAGGTACTTCATGACAGCtccacactggcaacaactttctATCACTGAAGTTTAACTTTGGCATGATGTTCAGTTAGAACGTTTACTTTTAGCCTTGCATTGTATCCTTCACCCACTTCACACTTGACATGTATCAGACTGTGACTGTGCAGTAAATAGCATGTCTGTACATCATCTGTTTGCCCTGCAAGGCTGTGACCCAGTACTTACACTCATGGTACATTCTGAACCTCTGGCATACACATACACAGATTCAGCCCTGTTGATCTGATTATCCAATCTACAAAGTCATTTTCTCTTCCTTTTGCTTTGTTTGCTCTGCTTATGAGAAATATATGTGCTTGTACCATTACTGTcaaaacatctgcaacacaactatCAACAATTTCTTGTGCATTACACGTAGTATCTAAAACAACAAAATCGTCTGCACTTCCACTCAGCACAATGCATAAATAATTGACACATGCACTTCCCTCTGCATCTGGCTCAGGTTCTCCAGCCGCAACACAACACTCATCATCACCCAGTGGTGTAGATACTACTGCACTTAAATCACCTAAGTCACTATCCCCACACTTAATCACTTTGGTATGTCCCACACTCATTCCTGCTACCTCAGACTCCACAATTCTACTTGGTATTGGAGCTGGTACTTCTACATTAATCTCCTTACATTCAACAATATCGTTACACTGTGCCCTGCTTAAATTCCGAGGAACTTGAATTAAGACACCATCTACGACTAATTTAATCTTCCCACAAAATAGTTCATCAAACCAATCAGGACACTCAGTCATACTTTTCTCATGATTGACAAGTTTAACTACATTAATGGCAGTTTGCTGTCCTGCTTCCTCTCTTTCCCTTTTTTCCATCAAATGCATAATAAATATATTCCTCACATCATGAGGCATGTTTTCCATTAACCAGTCTTTGTGCTCTCTCCATAAGTTCTCCCTGTACTCTGGAGTTTTGTCATAAGTTGTTTCCTTCATCTCATCACCAACTGCTTGTAACCCCTTAGAGAGCTCTATCTTTTCTACTAGCAACTTATCTACTTTACTTCTTAAATTTTAAACAGTTCCTCTCTGGTAGCTCTGTGTCATATCAAAACTCCTCCTCCTGGTGGTACTGACGACATCATGATTACTTCTTATCagttaaaaaatcataactgaaaACACTTTTCACTACTTTCCATGCTTTTAACCCAAGCCATTTTCCTTGCTCTGCccaaaacaaaatcaaattatgAGAACACTTAACTCAGCAAAAATAactttctcatcccatccagtaagcaTCCCGTGACCTGGGCTTCTGAGCAACTTTTCTGaagtctaccccttttcctaaacttcaCTGGTACTTTTCCTCCATCCTTCTTCCTTCCccgtcaacccttctgccagaagaagtagtcactgactccaaaagcttgcaaactgtaatatcttttgtatgtgtgttctcttgctgccacttggtgagcagaGAATACTTAACTGTAACACTATCATATTACTCTTTACTGTAACTTTATTGCACTTGCCTGAGCATCTGCTAATAATTACTACtacaaatgaaaataatgattttCTGAATCACTACTCATACTTAACATATTATATACTACTAGACAATAAGCCACAACTCTTATTCATGACACCCATATTGCCCATAGCAACCAGGTGGAAGCTAAGGCATATTTACACCTTTTCAAAAAATCTGTTCTGTCTCATACTGAACTCACAAGCACAGTACCACCTGGCAAAACTATTGACTTGCTATGACCTCTCacaccaaatgaaacaaaaacaaaaaaggtacACTCACCTCAGCTTGTGTCAATGCAGGTGCTGTTTACTCCCCCTGCTGTCACCAAATGGTGTAGTCACAGGCTTGAAGATCCCACTTCTAGTACCACTCTGTTGAGTGCAACAGCACCCAGTAGAGGAGTGGTGGTGATGATGGGCTGGAAGGCCCAGTGGATGTACTGCTGACTAAAAGAAATGCTTTATTTgactttaaatacagaatgcatcAGTAGCTAGGTGAAACAAATATGCCTCACTCTGGTCCCTCTAGTCTGCGCTGCTCGCAAATAGCTGCTTCTGCCCGAGCAAAGAGATGCTTGCATAGGCTACCTGTGATGCTGATGGCAGGCTGAATGACAGCCACCAGTCCATGGACCACATTTGTCTTATCATTTGGCATGGCTGCTGGGCTTCAAATGAATCTGCTTTAAAATTCAGACCTATTTGTATGGTTCTGATGCACTTCAGTTACACAGAATCCTGGAACCAGTCACATGACTCACAACAAGTCTCTTGCCCTGGTGTGGTTACATCATCCTGTCTGCTACAACTATTACCACCAAAGGTTACACTTCCCACTGAGTGTGGCTAGCCTGACATGCAATCCTTCTGTGTACATGTTATTCCGATCCCCGTGTTACCATACTGTGCCTACCATCCTGTAGTTGCTACTGCAATACATCGTGCGGCTTTCTTACCACTGTTTACTAATTTCATTAAAACTGGGTGGTGACACTACAATATATATTTAACATTGGCCATTACAACAGAAGAATCCTTCCTGTATGAAATGTAACTATTTTTCAGGTTGCTGTAGCATTGTACTGCCCAGTGGAAGGACAAGTCTGTAATGCTGATGGATTTTACTGTGTAAATGATACTGCAAGTGTTACCTGCATAGATGGCACACCTCCAGCAACTCCTGTTGTCAATGTATGCCCAACAGGAACTTACTGCAGTGCTGACTGTTCCCTAGAGTGTCTGGAAACAGTTCCATGTGTAACAACAACCATTTCCCCTACAACAGAACAACCCTTTGTGTGCACTTCAACTGGAAGGTTCCCTGATCCAACAAATTGCTCTAATTATTATATGTGCTCCCCTATATCTACTGGTGGATTTTACCAATACCTGTATAACTGCCCTGGTGGCTCTCTTTTTGACTCGGTGAGAAGACTTTGTACACTTTCCACAAATGTTACATGTGGTACATCAAGCACCACTGTATCACCTACAGTAACTGCTCCAACTGGAACTCTAACAACTACTGTTGCCCCTTTTACCTGCACAAGTGTAGGCCGATTTATAAACCCA
Coding sequences within:
- the LOC124790084 gene encoding uncharacterized protein LOC124790084; this translates as MQCLFWTVVSLVAVALYCPVEGQVCNADGFYCVNDTASVTCIDGTPPATPVVNVCPTGTYCSADCSLECLETVPCVTTTISPTTEQPFVCTSTGRFPDPTNCSNYYMCSPISTGGFYQYLYNCPGGSLFDSVRRLCTLSTNVTCGTSSTTVSPTVTAPTGTLTTTVAPFTCTSVGRFINPLDCFQYYMCSLSANGTFYQYLYDCPQGAAFNSATSQCTASTTCV